In Bacteroidales bacterium, one DNA window encodes the following:
- a CDS encoding tetratricopeptide repeat protein, translated as MSNKFFSFFKIQILVIVCLCFTISSCKIFKHTEKPLSEISQQQQQEFNSNFFNATKERLLGNNENAVKYYNQCLRIDNNNAEVLYECANLFFKNHQLKEALLYSKKSVENDDKNIWYKLLLSDIYTKTGKYQDAADLCEKITAMQPNNLNYYFDWINNLTFAGKYNDAIKVCNKVQDKFGILEELSFQKEKLYLQMKKLDMAMKEIETLIQKYPKEIKYYGILAELYLMDNKKTEAFELYKKMLEIEPDNGMVHISIANYYQNIGEKEKAFEEIKLAFANGNLNIDAKVKILLDYYAFSEKDTSLKNQAFQLLKILVEVHPENAKAHSIYGDFLYRDKKTEESKKEFLKVVSLDSSKYVVWEQLIIIDNELKDYTSLEKTCLTIIELFPNQPVPYIYCGMARMFMKKYDVAIEILKKGKDYAGANKQMLSEFFSMLGEAYNETKDYYASDKSYEKCLEVDPKNAGALNNYSYFLVLRNKNLEKAEEMAKKANTLSPDNSAYEDTYGWVLYKKQNYNEAKKWLEKAMNHDGGNDPVMLEHYGDILYKLGEAEKSLEYWNKAKSKGKGSDLLDKKIQEKKLIEE; from the coding sequence ATGAGCAACAAATTTTTTTCTTTTTTTAAAATTCAGATTTTGGTTATTGTCTGCTTGTGTTTCACTATTTCGTCATGCAAGATTTTTAAACATACTGAAAAACCTTTATCAGAAATATCACAACAACAGCAGCAAGAATTTAATTCAAACTTTTTTAATGCAACAAAAGAAAGATTGCTTGGCAATAATGAGAATGCTGTAAAATATTACAATCAATGCCTGAGGATTGACAACAATAATGCGGAAGTTTTGTATGAGTGTGCAAACCTATTTTTTAAAAACCATCAATTAAAGGAAGCACTTCTTTATTCAAAAAAATCAGTAGAAAACGACGATAAAAATATATGGTATAAATTACTTTTATCCGACATTTACACAAAGACCGGAAAATATCAAGATGCAGCTGATTTATGTGAAAAAATTACAGCAATGCAACCCAACAATCTGAATTATTATTTCGATTGGATTAATAATCTCACTTTTGCCGGAAAATATAATGATGCTATTAAAGTTTGTAACAAAGTTCAGGATAAATTCGGAATACTCGAAGAACTTTCTTTTCAGAAAGAAAAACTTTACCTTCAAATGAAAAAGCTTGATATGGCGATGAAAGAAATCGAAACATTAATACAAAAATATCCCAAAGAAATAAAATATTACGGAATTCTCGCTGAGTTGTATCTGATGGATAATAAAAAAACGGAAGCATTCGAATTATACAAAAAAATGCTCGAAATAGAACCCGACAACGGAATGGTTCATATTTCTATAGCAAACTATTATCAAAATATCGGGGAAAAAGAAAAAGCATTCGAAGAAATTAAACTTGCGTTTGCCAATGGTAATCTTAATATTGATGCTAAAGTCAAGATTCTGCTTGACTATTATGCTTTTTCTGAAAAAGATACATCGCTGAAAAATCAGGCGTTTCAGCTTTTAAAAATATTGGTTGAAGTACATCCTGAAAATGCAAAAGCACATTCCATATACGGCGATTTTTTGTATAGGGATAAAAAAACAGAAGAATCAAAAAAAGAATTTCTGAAAGTAGTTTCCCTCGACAGCAGCAAGTACGTGGTATGGGAACAATTAATAATAATTGATAATGAATTAAAAGATTATACGTCACTTGAAAAAACATGTTTAACAATAATAGAGCTTTTCCCTAACCAGCCGGTGCCATACATCTATTGTGGCATGGCAAGAATGTTTATGAAAAAATACGATGTTGCAATTGAAATATTGAAGAAAGGAAAAGATTATGCAGGAGCAAACAAGCAAATGCTTTCCGAATTTTTTTCAATGCTCGGTGAAGCATATAACGAAACAAAAGATTACTATGCATCCGATAAATCTTACGAAAAATGTCTTGAGGTTGACCCTAAAAATGCCGGTGCTCTCAACAACTACAGTTACTTTCTTGTTTTAAGAAATAAGAATCTGGAAAAAGCAGAAGAGATGGCAAAAAAAGCCAATACTCTGAGCCCCGATAATTCTGCTTATGAGGATACTTACGGCTGGGTCTTATATAAAAAACAAAATTATAACGAAGCAAAAAAATGGCTCGAAAAAGCCATGAATCATGATGGTGGTAATGACCCTGTGATGTTGGAACATTATGGAGATATTTTATATAAACTCGGTGAAGCCGAAAAATCTTTGGAATATTGGAATAAAGCAAAATCAAAAGGAAAAGGTTCCGATTTGCTTGATAAAAAAATACAGGAAAAAAAATTAATTGAGGAGTAA
- a CDS encoding DUF4292 domain-containing protein codes for MIKLIKSFLVIFFGLIVLSCHTSKKIIINEKKVETPIDTVKTKPAEDPTVFLFNKLQSNQFKYKWINAKFNASATIDKKEISFNGNLKIRCDSAIWFSLSAMGIEVTRILISNDSLKYIYRLKSKYFVGDFKYLNQLFNTDLDYDMLESFLTGNDFRYYENDKFKSSISKDNYLLWTVGRRKLKKSKTDTDPSRLFIEDIWLNPENYKIIKHFINEFKQGRKLEVEYSDFRSVDGQIFPFKMNFDINAEKKINIKINFTKFVVDEPQTFPFNIPDSFNKIIK; via the coding sequence ATGATTAAATTAATAAAAAGTTTTTTAGTAATATTTTTTGGCTTGATTGTTTTATCATGTCATACTTCAAAGAAAATTATAATTAACGAGAAAAAAGTAGAAACTCCTATTGATACTGTAAAAACAAAACCTGCTGAAGACCCCACAGTATTCCTGTTTAATAAATTACAAAGCAACCAATTCAAATATAAATGGATAAATGCAAAATTCAATGCTTCTGCAACAATTGATAAAAAAGAAATATCCTTTAACGGCAATCTGAAAATACGCTGCGACAGTGCTATATGGTTCTCTTTGTCGGCAATGGGGATTGAAGTTACGCGAATTTTAATTTCCAATGATTCCCTGAAATATATTTATAGATTAAAGTCAAAGTATTTTGTCGGTGATTTTAAGTATTTGAATCAGTTGTTTAACACCGACCTTGATTATGACATGCTTGAGTCATTCCTTACAGGCAACGATTTCAGATATTATGAAAACGATAAATTCAAATCATCTATATCAAAAGATAATTATTTGCTTTGGACGGTTGGCAGACGCAAATTAAAAAAATCAAAAACTGATACCGACCCTTCACGGCTTTTTATTGAAGATATATGGCTTAATCCCGAAAATTACAAAATCATAAAACATTTTATAAATGAATTCAAGCAGGGAAGAAAGCTTGAAGTAGAATATTCGGATTTTAGAAGTGTTGACGGGCAGATTTTCCCATTTAAAATGAATTTTGATATTAATGCTGAGAAAAAAATAAATATCAAAATAAATTTTACGAAATTTGTTGTTGATGAGCCGCAAACATTTCCATTCAATATTCCTGATAGTTTTAATAAAATAATAAAATAA
- a CDS encoding peptidoglycan DD-metalloendopeptidase family protein has protein sequence MLHQNRIRFGFILILLCLLFFFNTLNLSYSQSKDKLQKDKSKIEKDIEYTNKLLKETKKNKQISLSQLMILNNKISMREDLIEALSEDITGLDNKILSTSSIIKNLEQQLHGLKDEYAQMIYYANKNRSSYNILLFIFSAKDFNQAYKRLKYMQQYSKYRKEQAEMIIKTEMKLSQKVSELKEKKNSKETILKNKETEKEKLSREKEEKNIAVKKLKVKEKELIATLKEKEKAAKKLQRAIESIIAEEIRKSTEVKKAKKVKDKIKVKDKEEKNVNSIYELTPEEQIISDDFANNKGKLPWPSEKGVIVSSFGSHPHLVLPNVKINNNGIDIGTNQGATCRAIFSGKVTGIVSIPGANKAVIVRHGNYLTVYSNLFEVYVKMGENIKTKQNIGKIYTDPSDSKTELHFEIWNGKKTLDPSLWISRK, from the coding sequence ATGCTGCATCAGAACAGAATAAGGTTTGGTTTTATATTAATCTTACTTTGTTTATTATTTTTTTTTAATACCCTGAATTTATCATATTCTCAAAGCAAAGACAAATTACAGAAAGATAAAAGTAAAATTGAAAAAGATATTGAATATACAAACAAGCTTCTCAAGGAAACAAAAAAGAACAAACAAATTTCGCTCAGCCAGTTGATGATTCTTAATAATAAAATAAGCATGCGCGAAGATTTAATTGAAGCTCTGAGCGAAGATATTACAGGATTGGATAATAAAATATTAAGCACTTCGTCAATAATAAAAAATCTGGAACAACAACTTCATGGATTAAAAGATGAATATGCACAAATGATTTATTATGCCAATAAAAACAGAAGCTCATACAATATTTTACTTTTTATTTTTTCTGCAAAAGATTTTAATCAGGCATATAAACGACTTAAATATATGCAGCAATACAGCAAATATCGAAAAGAGCAAGCTGAGATGATTATTAAAACCGAAATGAAACTTTCACAAAAAGTTTCGGAATTGAAAGAGAAAAAAAACAGTAAGGAAACAATACTGAAAAATAAAGAAACCGAAAAAGAAAAATTGTCAAGGGAAAAAGAGGAAAAAAATATTGCAGTAAAAAAACTTAAAGTAAAAGAAAAGGAACTTATTGCTACATTGAAAGAAAAAGAAAAAGCAGCTAAGAAACTTCAACGAGCTATTGAGTCTATTATTGCTGAAGAAATAAGAAAATCAACGGAAGTGAAAAAAGCAAAAAAAGTTAAGGATAAGATTAAGGTTAAGGATAAGGAAGAAAAAAATGTTAATTCAATATATGAATTAACTCCCGAAGAGCAGATTATTTCAGATGATTTTGCAAACAACAAGGGGAAATTGCCATGGCCATCGGAAAAAGGAGTTATAGTAAGCTCTTTCGGTTCGCACCCGCATCTTGTATTGCCGAATGTTAAAATTAATAATAACGGTATTGATATAGGTACAAATCAGGGAGCGACATGCAGGGCAATATTCAGTGGAAAAGTTACGGGCATTGTTTCAATTCCCGGAGCGAATAAAGCCGTAATTGTCCGACACGGCAACTACCTGACTGTTTATTCAAACTTGTTCGAGGTTTATGTTAAAATGGGCGAAAATATAAAAACAAAACAAAACATAGGTAAAATATATACCGACCCAAGCGATTCAAAAACCGAACTTCATTTCGAAATATGGAATGGCAAAAAAACTCTTGACCCTTCATTGTGGATTAGTAGGAAATAA
- a CDS encoding NAD(P)H-hydrate dehydratase, translated as MRILSAKQIKEADAYTITNEPVESIDLMERAAKACSGWLTDNFNKNYKIKIFCGCGNNGGDGLAVARLLSAKKYNVEVFIIKHSDKFSDDFKINEQRLKKIKTVKITAISSKEQIKNFKCEQKCVIIDAIFGSGLSKPVEGLAADVIYIMNKTEAVKIAIDVPSGLFCEDNSKNIFNNIFKADYTLTFELPKLSFMFPENAEYIGDFVVLPIGLNSDFINKAETQNFILTFGDVIPNLKKRKKFAHKGNFGHALLLSGSYGKIGAAVLASKACLRTGVGLLTAHIPKCGYNILQTAIPETMLDIDENENIISSFIDISKYSAVGIGPGIGTEKETQSALKLIIQNASWPLVFDADAINIIAENKTWLSFLPLNCIFTPHPREFERLCGKPKNEVERQQIQRDFTYKHQAYLVLKGAHTSITCPDGNIYYNSTGNPGMATAGSGDVLTGMILSLVAQGYSSKEACIIGVYLHGLAGDIAAEETGYESLIAGDIIENIGMAFKMLK; from the coding sequence ATGAGAATTCTTTCTGCAAAACAAATCAAAGAGGCCGATGCATATACGATAACAAACGAGCCGGTAGAATCCATTGACTTGATGGAACGTGCCGCAAAGGCATGTTCGGGGTGGCTCACAGATAACTTCAATAAAAATTATAAAATAAAAATATTCTGCGGATGCGGAAATAATGGAGGTGATGGATTGGCTGTTGCCCGCCTTTTATCTGCAAAAAAATATAATGTTGAGGTTTTTATTATTAAACATTCCGACAAGTTTTCGGATGATTTTAAAATAAATGAACAACGTTTGAAAAAAATCAAAACAGTTAAAATAACCGCCATTTCATCAAAAGAACAAATTAAAAATTTTAAATGTGAACAAAAGTGCGTTATTATTGATGCAATTTTCGGTTCGGGTTTATCCAAACCTGTTGAGGGATTAGCTGCCGATGTTATTTATATAATGAATAAAACAGAAGCAGTGAAAATTGCAATTGATGTTCCATCGGGTTTATTTTGTGAAGATAATTCAAAAAATATTTTTAATAATATTTTTAAAGCCGACTATACTCTCACTTTTGAATTGCCGAAATTATCTTTTATGTTTCCGGAAAATGCCGAATACATTGGCGATTTTGTGGTGTTGCCTATCGGCTTAAATTCTGATTTTATAAATAAAGCAGAAACGCAAAATTTTATTTTAACATTTGGAGATGTAATACCTAATCTTAAAAAACGTAAGAAATTTGCACATAAAGGAAATTTCGGACATGCTTTGCTTTTATCGGGAAGTTATGGAAAAATTGGTGCCGCTGTGCTGGCTTCAAAAGCATGTTTACGCACCGGTGTGGGATTGCTGACCGCACATATTCCGAAGTGCGGCTATAACATTTTGCAAACCGCTATTCCCGAAACAATGCTCGACATTGATGAAAATGAAAATATTATTTCATCTTTTATTGATATTTCGAAATATTCTGCCGTTGGTATTGGTCCCGGAATAGGCACTGAAAAAGAAACTCAAAGCGCTTTAAAGCTGATAATTCAGAATGCAAGCTGGCCATTGGTTTTTGATGCAGATGCAATAAACATTATTGCCGAAAATAAAACTTGGCTTTCATTTTTACCATTGAATTGCATATTCACTCCCCATCCGCGTGAGTTCGAACGATTATGCGGAAAGCCAAAAAATGAAGTAGAACGCCAGCAAATACAACGCGATTTTACGTATAAACATCAGGCATACCTTGTTTTAAAAGGCGCGCACACTTCCATAACCTGTCCCGATGGAAATATTTATTATAATTCTACGGGAAATCCAGGAATGGCTACAGCCGGCAGCGGTGATGTGTTGACAGGAATGATTTTATCATTGGTGGCTCAAGGATATTCTTCAAAGGAAGCATGCATTATCGGAGTTTATCTGCATGGGCTGGCAGGTGATATTGCAGCCGAAGAAACCGGCTATGAATCTCTCATAGCAGGTGACATTATCGAAAATATCGGGATGGCATTTAAAATGCTGAAATAA
- a CDS encoding RNA-binding protein, producing MNIFIGSLPYSLEESKLGEYFENYGEVSSVKIITDKFTGRSKGFGFVEMPDDELAQKAIDELNGTEIQGRSIVVNKAEEKKERTGGSDSRRGNDRGGYNKGGYNKGNSRDGNRRSSY from the coding sequence ATGAACATTTTTATTGGAAGTCTTCCTTATAGTTTAGAAGAATCTAAACTGGGGGAGTATTTTGAAAACTACGGTGAAGTTTCCTCAGTTAAAATCATTACTGATAAATTCACAGGAAGAAGTAAAGGTTTTGGATTTGTTGAAATGCCAGATGATGAGCTAGCTCAAAAAGCAATTGATGAATTAAATGGTACTGAAATCCAGGGACGTTCTATTGTTGTTAATAAAGCGGAAGAGAAAAAAGAAAGAACCGGAGGAAGCGATTCCAGAAGAGGAAATGACCGCGGAGGTTACAATAAAGGCGGTTATAATAAAGGAAATAGCAGAGACGGTAACAGACGATCTAGTTATTAA
- a CDS encoding YCF48-related protein — translation MKKIKFLYLFSFFLLLQMSNVNAQWNDISLSMLYNFNSVFFNNISTGYITDYSGIVIKTTDGGNSWKALSTPQNKYFNALYFTDLTNGYMVGDSGIILKTTNAGSTWITISNAYNCRLNSLHFINSSTGIAVGDNGIILKSTDSGNNWTYVLSPSIYILKAVSFRNNTGYAVGINGTIIKTTDGGNFWVTGTLNTTNTLNSLSLINDSICYIAGNNGKIYKTTNAGSDWDSLINFTNENLNGIFCYQNGKCYTVGNNGVIFKSSNDASWSSQISNTSSHINSLFFLNPDTGYVVGNNGLILKTTDGGVDFVKEKLIDKINISIFPNPCINVFYVKILTDIKIESDLLIEMQNLNGQIVLSKRVVCNDNFIMPVNITNYSKGIYFVKLINSRFVKTSKIIIE, via the coding sequence ATGAAAAAAATCAAATTTCTTTATTTATTCTCATTCTTTTTATTGCTTCAAATGAGCAACGTTAATGCACAGTGGAACGACATTTCCCTGTCGATGCTGTATAATTTCAATTCTGTTTTTTTTAATAACATTTCTACGGGATATATTACAGACTACAGTGGAATAGTAATTAAAACAACCGATGGCGGAAATTCATGGAAAGCATTGTCCACTCCGCAAAATAAATATTTTAATGCTCTTTATTTTACGGATTTAACAAACGGATACATGGTTGGCGACAGTGGAATAATTTTAAAAACAACAAATGCCGGAAGTACATGGATAACAATTTCAAATGCTTACAATTGCCGGTTGAACAGTTTGCATTTCATTAATTCTTCCACCGGCATTGCCGTTGGTGACAACGGAATTATTCTTAAATCCACGGATAGCGGCAACAATTGGACTTACGTTTTATCCCCTTCTATTTATATTTTAAAAGCTGTTTCTTTTCGTAATAATACCGGCTATGCTGTTGGCATTAACGGAACAATTATTAAAACTACCGATGGCGGAAATTTCTGGGTAACCGGCACATTAAATACAACCAATACGTTAAATAGTTTATCATTAATAAACGATAGTATTTGCTATATTGCAGGAAACAACGGGAAAATATATAAAACCACAAACGCAGGCAGCGACTGGGATTCATTAATTAATTTTACTAATGAAAATCTGAATGGTATTTTTTGTTACCAAAACGGGAAATGCTATACTGTCGGTAACAACGGTGTTATATTCAAGTCATCAAATGATGCAAGCTGGAGCAGTCAGATTTCAAATACATCAAGCCATATAAATTCATTGTTCTTCCTTAATCCCGATACGGGATATGTTGTAGGAAACAACGGACTAATACTTAAAACCACTGATGGTGGTGTTGATTTTGTGAAAGAAAAACTTATCGATAAAATAAATATTTCCATTTTTCCTAATCCATGTATAAATGTTTTTTATGTAAAAATATTAACCGATATTAAAATTGAAAGTGATTTACTTATTGAAATGCAAAATCTAAACGGACAGATTGTTCTTTCTAAAAGAGTTGTTTGTAATGATAATTTTATAATGCCTGTAAATATTACAAATTATTCAAAGGGAATTTATTTTGTAAAATTGATAAACAGCAGGTTTGTAAAAACAAGTAAGATTATTATTGAATAA
- a CDS encoding OmpA family protein encodes MLKNKIHIFFILFVLTFCFSNASAQLFNFNKKNKANKFKTIRLADYAFTNGNYNAAVDLYLKIYETEPNKAYISYNIAESYYNLRKYKKAEIWYKETCFSDPNAYPLAKFKYASMMKYNGNYKAAINAFSEFSKTYKGQDAQYYKKLVKKEIKDCEFALAASIDSSAVIIEHLDTSINRENSDFAAIPFDSTKLIFSSLRLNSSENNNLCLPKTKLYLAEKNDNGKYILKKEFDSTLNSEKAHTANGTFSADKKRFYFTRCKTDDNSKTICNLYVSEFKNLKWQEPVKLPDVINYPGYSTTQPNISISASDSTQEILYFSSDRPGGNGGYDIWYSIITNKNNYSEVVNSGTKINTPGNEITPFYDEKNETLYFSSDGLKSIGGLDVFSSNGSLSKWKDAVNIGCPINSSVDDFYYILINSGTEKNKEGFFSSNRAVNDTTDEGNTCCDDIYKFQYLNNNEFVITGKVFEQHSDSKVPTNSVITLSVITDTVSILSTDSILSNEEFILKLKPNTNYQLNVSEEGYFDEQYSINTTGLTKLENYKLNFNLKKKPEQNKTYSLKNIYFEFDKATLTAESMEELNYLVSILKKLPNAIVEIAAYSDSIGDEQYNLILSQNRANSVVQYLVDKGISEKLLIPKGCGKTNPLAPNTNIDGTDNPQGRQQNRRVEFKIIGEFYKQD; translated from the coding sequence ATGCTCAAAAATAAAATACATATATTTTTTATATTATTTGTTTTAACGTTTTGCTTTTCCAATGCGTCAGCACAACTTTTCAATTTTAATAAAAAGAATAAAGCAAATAAATTTAAAACTATCCGCCTTGCTGATTATGCTTTTACTAACGGGAATTACAATGCTGCGGTTGACTTGTATCTTAAAATTTACGAAACTGAACCCAACAAAGCATATATTTCATACAACATTGCAGAGTCATATTACAATCTCCGCAAGTACAAAAAGGCGGAAATATGGTATAAAGAAACCTGCTTTTCTGACCCCAATGCATACCCGCTTGCAAAATTTAAATACGCTTCAATGATGAAATATAACGGAAATTACAAAGCGGCAATAAATGCTTTTTCAGAGTTCTCTAAAACATATAAAGGTCAGGATGCACAGTATTATAAAAAACTCGTTAAGAAAGAAATTAAAGATTGTGAATTTGCTTTAGCAGCAAGTATTGACTCATCCGCTGTCATCATTGAGCATCTTGATACAAGCATAAACAGGGAAAATTCCGATTTCGCAGCAATACCATTCGACAGCACCAAACTTATTTTTTCATCTCTGCGGCTCAACAGTTCCGAAAATAATAATTTATGTTTACCCAAAACAAAATTATATCTTGCCGAAAAAAATGATAACGGAAAATATATTTTAAAAAAAGAATTTGACAGTACTTTAAACAGCGAAAAAGCACATACTGCCAATGGAACTTTTTCAGCCGATAAAAAAAGATTTTATTTTACACGTTGTAAAACCGATGATAATTCAAAAACAATATGTAATTTATATGTAAGCGAATTTAAAAACCTTAAATGGCAGGAGCCCGTCAAACTACCTGATGTAATTAATTATCCCGGATATTCAACCACACAACCAAACATTTCAATTAGTGCAAGTGACAGCACTCAGGAAATTTTATATTTTTCTTCCGACAGACCTGGCGGAAACGGTGGTTATGATATCTGGTACTCTATCATAACTAATAAGAATAATTATTCCGAAGTGGTGAACTCCGGCACAAAAATAAACACTCCCGGAAATGAAATCACTCCTTTTTATGACGAAAAAAACGAAACATTATATTTCAGTTCCGACGGATTGAAAAGCATAGGAGGTCTTGATGTTTTCAGTTCTAATGGTTCGCTTTCGAAATGGAAAGATGCTGTGAATATCGGTTGTCCTATAAATTCAAGCGTTGATGATTTTTATTATATTTTGATAAACTCAGGCACTGAAAAAAACAAAGAGGGTTTTTTTAGTTCTAATCGTGCTGTAAATGATACAACCGACGAAGGAAATACATGCTGTGATGATATTTATAAATTTCAATATCTTAATAATAACGAATTTGTCATTACAGGAAAAGTATTTGAACAACATTCCGATTCAAAGGTGCCTACGAATTCCGTAATCACTCTCTCAGTTATTACCGACACGGTTTCTATTTTATCAACCGATTCGATTTTAAGCAATGAAGAATTTATTCTCAAATTAAAACCTAATACAAATTATCAGCTTAATGTATCGGAAGAAGGATATTTTGATGAACAATACAGCATAAACACAACAGGATTAACCAAGCTTGAAAATTATAAGTTGAATTTTAACCTCAAGAAAAAACCGGAACAAAATAAAACATATTCACTGAAAAATATTTATTTCGAATTTGATAAAGCAACATTAACAGCCGAATCGATGGAAGAATTAAATTATCTTGTAAGCATTCTTAAAAAATTACCAAATGCAATTGTAGAAATAGCGGCATATTCAGACAGTATAGGCGACGAACAATATAATCTGATTTTATCGCAAAATCGCGCCAATAGTGTCGTACAGTATCTTGTTGATAAGGGAATCAGTGAAAAGCTTTTAATTCCGAAAGGATGTGGAAAAACAAATCCCTTAGCTCCAAATACGAATATTGACGGAACCGATAATCCGCAAGGAAGACAACAAAACAGAAGAGTTGAATTTAAAATTATTGGCGAATTTTATAAACAAGATTAA
- a CDS encoding PorP/SprF family type IX secretion system membrane protein: protein MFKVKKILLTYSCTPHALCPMPYANKILLLFLLLVSDFIFCQDIHFSQFYNSPLSLNPALTGNIDGNMRAITNYRNQWNSISVPYITSSISFDSKFLEDRLKDDAIGAGLIIINDRSGEGHLSNFQFMLSTSYCKKLDAKKEHSISIGFQAGFFQKKIDFTKLSFESQYLAGDFNTNIQSGENTLNFNISKFDMSSGISYQLQKPGNLNINGGFSVHHITKPNESLSGNIAPMPLLFGLYFNAKKVINEKINIKPDILFIMQNKAKELNLGSRLEYIFKTTNGVFLNFTIGAAYRTSDAIIVITGIKYEKWDVCVSYDINNSKLHPATNFNGGFEFSIIYTDKFLSGKNKIPFSIPCIRL from the coding sequence ATGTTTAAAGTTAAGAAAATATTGCTGACATATAGCTGTACGCCCCATGCCCTATGCCCTATGCCCTATGCAAATAAAATATTATTATTATTTTTATTGCTTGTTTCTGATTTTATTTTTTGTCAGGATATTCATTTTTCACAATTTTATAACTCTCCCCTGTCTTTAAATCCAGCCCTCACAGGAAATATTGATGGAAACATGAGAGCTATTACTAATTACAGAAATCAATGGAACAGCATTTCCGTTCCTTATATAACTTCCTCCATTTCTTTCGATTCAAAATTTCTTGAGGACCGGTTAAAAGATGATGCTATAGGTGCAGGACTGATAATTATTAACGACAGAAGCGGTGAAGGTCATTTGAGTAATTTCCAGTTTATGTTAAGCACATCATATTGCAAAAAACTTGATGCAAAAAAAGAACATTCAATATCAATAGGATTTCAAGCCGGTTTTTTTCAGAAGAAAATTGATTTTACGAAATTATCTTTCGAAAGTCAGTATTTAGCTGGTGATTTCAACACAAATATTCAAAGCGGAGAAAACACTTTGAATTTTAACATCAGTAAATTCGATATGAGTTCGGGGATTTCCTACCAATTGCAAAAGCCCGGTAATCTAAATATTAACGGAGGATTTTCCGTACATCACATAACAAAGCCCAATGAATCGTTATCGGGAAATATTGCACCAATGCCATTATTATTTGGATTATACTTCAATGCGAAAAAAGTCATTAACGAAAAAATAAATATAAAACCAGATATATTATTTATTATGCAGAATAAAGCCAAAGAATTGAATCTTGGCAGCAGATTGGAATATATCTTTAAAACCACTAACGGAGTTTTTTTGAATTTTACAATTGGCGCCGCTTATCGCACATCAGATGCAATAATTGTAATTACAGGAATTAAATATGAAAAATGGGATGTCTGCGTTAGCTATGATATTAATAATTCAAAGCTGCATCCGGCAACTAATTTCAATGGAGGTTTTGAATTTTCAATAATTTATACCGATAAATTTTTATCAGGAAAAAATAAAATTCCATTTTCAATACCTTGTATAAGATTGTAA